GGACGCCTTCGCCTGGCACCGCGTCTTCGACGACCCGGAGGTCATGGAGTTCCACGGCGGGGCCGCTGCCGAGCTGTCCGTGTACGAGGAGCTGACCGCCCGGCAGCGCCGGCACGACGCGGAGCGCGGCTTCTGCCTGTGGACGATGACCGACCCGGACGGCGACGTCATCGGCTTCACGGGCGCGCAGCCCTGGCCGCACGCCTGGGGTCCGGCGGGCGAGATCGAGATCGGCTGGCGGCTCGGACGCGCGCACTGGGGCCGCGGCTACGCGACGGCCGCCGCGCAGGCGACGCTGGAGCGCGTACGGGCCGCAGGTGTACGGAGCGTGGTGGCGATGGTCGACTCGCGCAACGAACGCTCGGTGGCGGTGACGCGGCGCCTCGGCATGGAGCCCGCCGAAACGTTCACCGTCCCGGGTGACCCACGCACGGGCCTCTGCTTCAGGCTCGCCTTGTAGGCCCTGCCGCTTCCGGTCGGGCGTCCGGCGGAGCTACCCTTCGGGTACCGCTGGGGGTGAAGTCTGTGCGCATTACACCCAAGACGCCCGAAGTGCGCGTACCGAAGTTCGTCGGCCTCATGGCCGTCGACGCGCGCGAGGCCGCGGCGGCGCGCGGCGTGCAGCTGGCCGCGCCCGACCGCCCCGACTTCCGTCTCACCGTGGTCGACTACGTCGTACGCCAGTACCCACTGCCCGACACCGAGGTGCCCCGCGGCGCCGTCGTCACCGTCTGGTTCGACCTGACGGACGGCGAGGGCCACGGTGGCTCCGGGGTGAACGAGCCCCGCATGCCGGGACCGCGCGGCGGCGGGCTGCAGCGTGAACTGGACGAACCGGGCGGGACGTACTCCGTGGCCGGCACGTAGCGCTCGGCATGCAGCGGCGCCCGGCCGGGGTCAGTTCGTCAGGCGCCAGGACTCCAGGCCGGTCCGGTACGTCTTCTTCAGGTCGGCCCACACGTCCTGCTGCCCCACGAGGAAGATCGTGTACTCGGTGCCGTCCTCGGCGACGTACGACTGGTCGATGCCGTGCATCGTCCGGCCGCCCTCGTCGCGGTAGGTGTACTCCCAGATCGCGCCCTGCCGCCCCTGGAAGGTGTTCCGGCGCAGGTCGATCCGCTGGTAGTCCTGCTTCTTCCTGTCCTCCTTGGCGTGCTTCTCCATGTTGAGGACGTTGTCGTACGAGGTGTAACCCGCGTTCGGGATGACGCCGATGAGGTAGTGCTCGGCGCCGGTGCTGCCCGCGTAGGTGATCTGGCTGCCGTTCTCGACGCCCTCGCGCGACCACACGTCGGGGATCACGAAGGAGAAGCCCATGGGGTCGGCGACCTTGCGGTAGCCGGACGGAACGGTGGCGTCCGGGGTCGCGTCCGGCGCGGGGTCCGTGGCCTGGTCCGGCGTCGCGCTCGGGGTGGGGCTCGGCGCCGGGGTCGGCTGCTGCGACGTGGCGGGCTGCTCGGTGCTGACGGCGGGCCTGTCGTCGCGGCCCGCCTTGTCGTCCTTGCCGCCGCTGTCCTGGAGCAGCAGCACGCCGGCCGTCACACCGCCCCCGATGACGAAAGCGCCCGCGATGGTGGCGACCCAGATCCCGGCGCGGCGCGGGGACTTGGCGGGCGCGGCGTCCGGCCGCACACCTAGCTGGAAGGTGTGCGGGTCGTAGACGGGGGCGGGGGCGGCCGGGCCGGGGGTGGGCCCGGGAGGAGGCGTGGGTGTGGGCGCGGGAGCGGCGGTGGCCGTCGGCAGGGCGGCCGCGACGGCGGGGCTCGGCGGGTCGATGGGGGCGGGCGGCTCGCTGGGGGCGGGCGGCTCGGCGGGCGCTTCCGGCATGGCACTCACCGGCGCCGGGGCACCCGGCGCGGACCCGAACGCCCCCGGCGGCACCTGCGGTTCCGGCACGATCCCGGTCCGCGCCCCCGCCATCTGCATCAGATACGGCGCGAGGAACGCCGCCGCGAACACCCACAACAGCCCGAACAGGAGCGCCTCCGCCATGCCGAGGCCGACGCCGGCGCTGCCCGTGCCGCTGCCGCCGAGGTCGGACGCGGCCCCGGTGGCCCGCACCCCGAGGCCGCCGAGCGCGCCGAGCAGCAGGAAGAGACCGAGGAAGATCCCGGCGGAAAGGAGCTGTTCACGACGGTCGGCCGACCTGCGCGCGGCCATCACGCCCACGGTCAGCGCGCAGACGGTGCCGAGGGACAGCGCCCCCACGACCGCCCAGGCGTTGGTGGCGTCGCCGAGCTCGGAGAGCCCGAACGACTGGTGCTGGTAGCCGCCCCCGTACGTCGAACTGCCGCCCGCCTCGAAGGAGATGGGCGCGCCCCAGCCGAGGCCGAGCGCCATGGCGCCGAGGTTCGGCAGTACGAGCAGGGCGAGGACCAGCGGCGACAGGTCGGCCTGGCCCAGGTCGGAGACGTCGGAGACGTCGCCCAGGCCGTCGATCTGGGCGATGCCGATGAAGGCGGCGACCGAGCAGATCACGAGGACGACGGCGAGCGCGCGCAGCGCCGTTCCGGTGGCCCGCACCAGCGCCAGCGCCCCCGGCCGGGCGGCGAGCCACTGGGCCAGGTCGTCCCGGTGCAGCATTCCGGCGGCGACGGTGAGCGAGATGAGGAGCGCCCCGAGCGCGGCGAGCACCGGCGACGACGAGATCCGCACGCCCTGGATCGACGGCTGCGCGAACAGGCCGAGTACGAGGACGCCGACGGTCACCAACAGGGCGACGCGCAGGGCGGCTTCGAGCCCTGGCGTGCCGGGGACGGGGGTGGGGCGACCGTCAGGGACGGCCGCGCGGGCCCGGAGGCGCGAGCGCAGGACGCGTACGCCGATCCAGAGCGCCAGGATCCACAGGGCGGTGACGGTGAGAGGGACGAGGGAGAGCGCGGCGCCGCCGCTGAGCTCCGCCCCCATGTCACCGCCCCCGGAGCCGAACGGCGAGTCCCCGCCGCCGAAGGGCGAGGAGCCTGAGGAGGCCGACACCTCGAAGCCGCCGCCGAGCGACTGGAGCAGCAACGCGAGCGAGATCCGCATGCGGTCGCCGAACCCGACGACGACGTCACTGCCCTGCCCGTACGACGGGATGGCGAGGGCGACAGCGGCGATCACCAGGAGTCCGACGGGCCACAGCGCGGCCTGCGCCGAGCCGGCCCAGTCGCCGCGGAAGGCACGCCCGAAGAAGGCGCCGACGGGCGAGGGCCCGCCGGGGGCGAACGCGGGCGGCGGCGGGGCGGCGGGCGGCGCGAGCGGCGGAATAGGCGGCTGACCGGGCTGACCGGGCTGACCGGGCTGACCGGGCTGACCGGGCTGACCGAAGGGTGCGGCGGGAGGCGCCGACGGAACCTGAACATCGGGCTCGCGCTCCGACGTTCGTTCCTGCCCGCACTTCATGCAGAAGCGGGCCTCGTCGGGAGCCTGGGCTCCGCAGTGCGGGCAGAACGACGCCATGGGAAGTGCTCCGTCATCCGGGAAAGTCGTACCGTCACCAAGGGTGACCGGCAGTCACCACGTACTCAACGGACACATCTTTCCCGGTGACCGGTTCCCCGTGACGGGGAATCGGCACAACGGACAGGCACCGAACGGGACTTGAAGGCCCGCCGCTCAAAGGACCGGCTACTTGACGCCCCGGTGCAGCGCCACGACGCCACCGGTCAGGTTGCGCCACGCCACGTCCGACCAGCCGGCCTTCTGGAGGCGGGCCGCGAGCGCCGGCTGGTCGGGCCAGCTGCGGATCGACTCGGCGAGGTAGACGTACGCGTCCGGGTTCGAGGACACGGCGCGGGCCACCGGAGGCAGGGCGCGCATCAGGTACTCGGTGTACACGGTGCGGAACGGCGCCCACGTCGGCTGCGAGAACTCGCAGATCACCACGCGCCCGCCGGGCTTCGTCACCCGGTACAGCTCGCGCAGCGCCGTGTCCGTGTCCTGCACGTTCCTGAGGCCGAAGGAGATGGTCACGGCGTCGAACGTGTCGTCCTTGAACGGCAGCTTCGTCGCGTCGCCCGCGGTGAACGGCATCCACGGGTGCCGCTTCTTGCCGACCTGGAGCATCCCGATCGAGAAGTCGCAGGGCACGACGTACGCGCCGGCCTGCGCGAACGGCTGCGAGGACGTAGCCGTACCGGCCGCGAGGTCGAGGACCTTCTGCGCGGGTCGCGCGTCGACTGCCTTCGCGACCTCCTTGCGCCACAGCCGGGCCTGGCCGAGCGAGAGCACGTCGTTGGTGAGGTCGTACCGGTCCGCCACGTCGTCGAACATCGAAGCGACTTCGTGCGGCTGCTTGTCCAGGGATGCGCGGGTCACGCGTCCATTGTGGCAGTACGCCCCCGGGCAGGCGTCAGCGGCGCCGGTACACCAGGCGTCCTTCGATGACCGTGGCCACACAGGTGGCCGGGCCGAGCCGGACGAGCGAGGCGCGGTCCGGCACGTCGAACACGGCGAACCTGGCCGGTCCGCCCACGGTCAGCGGCGGCAGCAGGACGAGCGGCGCCGGCGAGAAGGACACCGGCCCCGGCTGGTTCGGCGGGCGCTGCCCGAGCGCGAGCCCGGCCCTGCGCACCGCGTCCACCACCGCGCGCGAGCGCAGCTCCCCGGCCACGGCGACCGTGCCGTGGGCGAACAGCTGCTGGATGCCGCGCCGCGCGCTGGCCCCGACCCGGGACGGATCGGCACGGAAGATCTCCCGCGCGCGCTCCCCGACGACCGGCCGCGTGCCGAACTCGTCGGCCTCGCGCGGGTCCGGGTGGTACGTGCCTTCGAGGATCTCGGGCCCGTACGGGTTGAGCAGGCCGGGCGTGAGGATGCCGGGCCACCGCCGCACCCGCGCCTGCGGGCGGACGGCGGCGAGGTCCTCGTACGGGCCGAGGGCGGCGACGGACGCGCCGTCGACCAGGACCGCGGCCTCGGGCGAGGCCTCGGCCACGTGAATCGTCAGCAAAAGGGCCTCAGTTGGTGGAGACGAGCTTCAGCTCGGGGTGCGCCGTGCCGCCCTCGATCGCGGTGGACGAGATGTGCGACTGGACGCGGTCGTCGACCGGGTCGTTCGCCGGGTCGTCGTGCACGACGAGGTGCTCGTACGTCGTGGCGCGCTGCGCGGGGACGCGGCCCGCCTTGCGGATGAGGTCGATGATCTCCAGGCGGTTCGAGCGGTGCTTCGCACCGGCCGAGGAGACGACGTTCTCCTCCAGCATGATCGAACCGAGGTCGTCGGCGCCGTAGTGCAGCGACAGCTGGCCGACCTCTTTGCCGGTGGTCAGCCAGGAGCCCTGGATGTGGGCCACGTTGTCGAGGAAGATCCGCGCGATGGCGATCATGCGCAGATACTCGAAGAGCGTCGCCTGCGTACGGCCCTTCAGGTGGTTGTTCTCCGGCTGGTACGTGTACGGGATGAACGCGCGGAAGCCGCCCGTACGGTCCTGTACGTCGCGGATCATGCTCAGGTGCTCGATGCGCTCGGCGTTGGTCTCGCCGGTGCCCATCAGCATCGTGGACGTCGACTCGACGCCGAGGCGGTGGGCCGCCTCCATGATCTCCAGCCAGCGCTCGCCGGACTCCTTCAGCGGGGCGATCGCCTTGCGGGGGCGGGCCGGGAGGAGCTCGGCGCCGGCGCCCGCGAAGGAGTCGAGGCCGGCCGCGTGGATCCGCTCGATGGCCTCCTCGACGGAGACCTTGGAGATGCGGGCCATGTGCTCGACCTCGGACGCGCCGAGGGAGTGGATGACCAGCTGCGGGTACGCCTGCTTGATGGCGGAGAAGTGCTTCTCGTAGTACTCGACGCCGTAGTCCGGGTGGTGGCCGCCCTGGAACATGATCTGGGTGCCGCCGAGTTCGACGGTCTCGGCGCAGCGGCGCAGGATGTCTTCGAGGTCGCGCGTCCAGCCCTTGGCGGTGTCCTTGGGCGCGGCGTAGAAGGCACAGAACTTGCACGCCGTCACGCAGACGTTCGTGTAGTTGATGTTCCGCTCGATGATGTACGTCGCGATGTGCTCGGTGCCGGCGTAGCGGCGGCGCCTGATGGCGTCGGCGGCCGCGCCGAGCGCGTGCAGGGGGGCGTCGCGGTAGAGGTCGAGCGCCTCTTCGGGGGTGATGCGTCCACCCGCGGCGGCACGGTCGAGGACGGTCTGAAGGTCGGCCTTCTCGGTCACCGGGCGTCCCTTTCGTTTCGTTCGTAAGGGTTGTGGACGGACCGTCTCAGCGTACGCCAGCACGTCCTGCCGCCCGACGTCAGGCGGCGTACGCGCCCATCAGTACGCCCGCCAGCGCGCCCGCGAGCAGGAACGGCCCGAACGGGATCGCCGTCCTGCGGCCGGCCCGCCGGGCGATCACGAGACCCGCGCCGTACAGCGCGGCGAACAGGAATCCGGCGAACGTGCCGATGAACAGGAGCCCCCACCCGTACCAGCCGAGCACCGCCCCCAGGCCGACCGCCAGTTTCACGTCGCCGAACCCCATCCCCTGGGGGTGGATGAGGAAGAGCACGAGGTAGCCGCCGCCGAGCGCGACCGCGCCGAGCAGCGCCGTCGGCCAGTCGCCGCCCGGCTCGGGCAGCAGCGCGGCCAGGCCGAGCAGGACGGGGGCGGCCGCGGCGAGGGGCAGGGTGAGGACGTCGGGCAGGCGCTTCACCCGGGCGTCGACCACCGCGAGGAGCACTGCGGGCGGGACGAGGAGGAGCCAGGCGCCCAGTTCGGGGCGGATGCCGGTGGCGGCGGCGAGGGCGGCGCAGACGGCGGCGGAGAGCAGTACGGGCATCGGGGCGCCCGGGCCGAGGGCCCTGCCGCACTCCCCGCACCGCCCGCGCCCCAGCCATCCGCGCACACCGCCCGGCAGCGGATGCCCGTCCGGGCAACTCGCCCGCCAGGTTTCGTCCGGCTCCACGGACAGCCGGTACGCGGCCCGCGGCACGAACAGCCCGGCCACGGCACCCCAGACCGCCCCGGCCACGACCAGCAACAGATCCACCATCCCCACCTCTTCCCCCCCGCCCCTGTCGGCGTCGCCTACCGGCCGAGCACCGCCAGCGCGAACGCGAGCCGCCGGTCGAGCCAACCGGCCTGCGGCACATACGACTTGACGCCGTCGACGTACCCCTGCGTCAGTACGGTCTCCTCGCCGGCCCGCCATGTCACCGGCTTCGCCGCGCGCATACCGGACTGGTCGCCGCCCTCGGCGCCCAGGCTGAGCACGGAGTCGACGACGCTGCCGACGAGCGCGCCCGCGCCCCGCACCGCACCGTCCTTGCCGCGCGTCGCGATGTCCTTCGCGCTGCCCTTGGCCCAGTGGTAGCGGGCGACGGCGTCGGGCCGGTCCGGCTGCCGCAGCCAAAGCCCGTGCTGGACAGCGCGCTTCACGGCGGAGGTGCGGTGGACGTGGCCGAGTTCGGCGCCCGCCGCGTCGGTGACCAGATGCGCGTCGCCCGCCGCCGTCACCGTGCACACGAGCCGCTGCGCGCCCCCGGCCTCGTACAGCTCATGAGGTCCGCCGTCCTCGCCGTCCCCCACGACGTACGCCGCCGGGGCGAAGTGGCGCACGCCCGCGACCGCCGTGGGGACGCGTACGGCGAGGCGGCCCTTCACCGGCTTGCGCGGGAACGAGGCGACCCTCTCGACGTCGGTCACCACGAACCGGCTGACGTCCTCCCACGCCACCGGCTCGACCAGCGGCCCGGCCGCACTCCTGTTTCTGCCGAATCCCATGCCCCCTGCTCCCCCTCTGTGTGTCCCCCCGCACCGTGACACACTCCCCGGATGCCACGCCCCTCCAAGCCGCCCAAGCCTCCCCGGCCGCGCAAGGCCCGTGGTGGCAACGCCCTGTTCGGCTGTCTGATCTTTCTCGTGATCGGCGGCGGCATCGTCCTCATGGCGGTCGGCGCCTTCCTGTGGGGCGAGACCGTGTGGCGGTGGGCGGACGACGCGTGGCCCGGCGGTGTGCACGCGTTCGCGGTCGTGCTGGGGGCCGTGTTCCCGGCCCTGGTGTGGGCGTTCGCGTTCTCCGGGTTCCGCGTCAACAGCGGGGCGGGCAAGGGGCGTTCCCCGCTGCACCTCGCCGCGGCCGTCCTTGAGGGGATCGCGCTGGTGCTCCTGCTGAGCCTCGTCGTCGACACCTGGCCGCCGTCGGGCCGCGGCTCGTCGAGCCCGAGCTGGGTGTTCGACCACCACCCCTGGGTCTGCGGTACGGGCCTGGCCGCGACGCTCGCCGCGGCGGCGGCCCTGGTCGTGGGGTACATCCGCGTCAGCCGGCGCGCCGCATCGTAGCGACGGGGTCCCCCGCGCGCGGGTTGTCCGTCTCGTAGGTGAGACGGTCGCCCGACTTCGACTTGATCAGGCGGACTTCGTGGCGGCCGGTGGTGCACTGCCCGCCGTTCGACTTCTTGGCGATGCCCGTGGCGACGATCCGGTCCTTCTCGACCCGCTTGAGGACGAGGACGTCCTCGCAGACTGCGCCGATCGGGTCGGTCTGGTGGAACGTGCCGAACTCCTCGCCGATCCGGCCCTGTTCGACGGTGACGCGGAACGTGCCCATCGGCAGCGTGCCGCCGAGGCCGGTGCCGGGGCCTTCCCAAGTGCCCACGAAGGAGGCGGGGACGGTGCCCTTCGGGGCGGAGGCGGAGGCCGTCGCCGCGGGTGGACGGCCGCCCGCGGTGTCGCTCCCGCCCTTCGAGGAGCCGGGCAGCAGGTCGAAGAGGAACACCGAGCCGAGGGCGACGGCGGCGAGCGCGCCCGCGACACCGAGCGCGACCGTGCAGCTGATCCTCCGCCCGCTACCGCCTGAGCCCGGCACGGACGTCGCGGCCACACTGACGGAGAGCTTCCCGGCACCCGGCACCTCGGTGCGCGGCGCGGGGACGGCGGCGTCGGCGGGGGCAGAGTCGGCGGGCGCGTGCACGGGCGGGACGACCGGTCCGTACGCGGGATCGGGCGGCCCGAACACCCCGGCGGGCGCCCCCGCCGCGTCCGACGGCCAGTCGACCGACGGCTCGCTGAATCCGACCGGCCCCGAACGCTCCGCGGCACCCGCCGGCGCCGCGCCCTCCAGGTCCAGAAGCGCCACCGCGCTGCGCCCCACCTGCTCCACCAGCGCGCCCGGCAGCCACCCCGCCGCCACGAGCCGGGCCGCGCCCTGCGGGGCGAGAGCGCTCGCCACTTCCTCGGGCGTGGGCCGCGCGGCCGGGTCCTTCGCCAGGCACGCGGCGGCGACGTCGCGCAGTTCCCCGCGCGCCAGGCCGAGTTCGGGCTCCTCGTGCACCACCTTGTAGAGGAGCGCGGCCGACGAGTCGCCGGAGAACGGGGAGGTGCCGGTCACCGCGTAGACGAGGACCGCGCCGAGGGAGAAGACATCGGCGGCGCCCGTGACTCCCTTGCCGAGGATCTGCTCGGGCGCCATGTATCCGGGCGACCCGATCGAGACGCCGGTGGAGGTGAGGGAGGCGGTGCCGTCGGTGGCGCGGGCGATACCGAAGTCGATCAGGCGCGGGCCGTCCACGGTGAGCAGCACGTTCGACGGCTTCACGTCGCGGTGGACGAGCCCGAGGCCGTGCACCGCCGCCAGCGCCTCGGCGAGGCCCGCACCCAGGACCCGTACGGAGTGGTCGGGCAGGGCGCGCTCCTTCACGGCCTGCGCGAGGGAGGGGCCGGCCACGTAACCGGTCGCCACCCACGGCACGGACGCCTCCGGGTCGGCGTCGAGGACCGGCGCGGTCCAGGCGCCCCCGACCCGCCGCGCGGCGTCCACCTCGCGCCGGAAGCGCGCCCGGAACTCCTCGTCGAGCGCGAAGTGCGGATGGACGACCTTCACTGCGACGGTGCGGCCTCCGGCGCTGCGCCCCAGATAGACGCGGCCCATGCCGCCGGAACCAAGCCTTCCGAGCAGCCGGTAGGGCCCGATCGTGGTCGGTTCGCCGGCTTCCAGCGACTGCATGGCCTGGCCTCCCCCTGTGCCCACGCTCCGGTCGGGCCAGGGTAGTCCTCCCCTGTCACGCCCTCCCGTATGTCACGCCTTCCCGTAGTCGCCGCCTCGCGGAACGCATCGCTCCGATATCCGCGCGCCCCGTGTATTCAAAACGTTCACCGGTGAAATTCCTGACGTTCACAGCCGATCGTCACCGAACAGCCCGTTGTTTCCGGATAGCCGGAATTGCCCCGCACGCGAGAGGGACGGCACGCAGAAGGCGTACGCGAATTCCCGCGGGGGAATTCCCGTACGCCTTCCGGGGACGGCGGAGCTACCGCGTCAGGGGTGCAGCAGATCGACCCGGACATCGGCCGCGAAGCCGGTCGTCGGGCCCACCCGTCGGGCGAACTCCGTGACGCCCTCCAACTGCCGCGCGCCGAAGCGGAAGTCGAGCGTCGTGAAATAGCGCTCGAGGACCTGCTCGTCGAAGACCTCCCAGCGCGAGGCCTGCTCGGCGACCTTGGTGACCTCTTCCAGGGACACGTCCCGGGAGGCGAGGAACGCCTCGTGCACCTTGCGCGTGATGAGCGGCTCGCGCTCCGCGTAGTCCTTGCGGGCGGCCCACACGGCGAAGACGAACGGCAGTCCCGTCCACTCCTTCCACAGGGCGCCCAGGTCGTGGACCTGGAGCCCAAGGCGCGGCGCGTCGTGGAGGTTGGCGCGCAGGGCCGCGTCCCCGATGAGCACGGCCGCGTCCGCGTCCTGCATCATCAGGCCCAGGTCCGGCGGGCACGTGTAGTAGTCGGGCTGCACGCCGAAACGGTCGGCGAGCAGCAGCTGCGCGAGACGCACGGACGTGCGCGAGGTGGAGCCGAGCGCGACCCGCCGCCCGTCGAGCTGGTCGAGAGGTACCTGCGAGACGATCACGCAGGACATCACCGGGCCGTCGCAGCCGACCGCGAGGTCGGGGAAGGCGACGAGCTGGTCGGCGGCCTTCAGGAACTCGACGAGGGTGATGGGCGCGATGTCGAGGTCGCCCTGGACGAGGCTCTCGCTGAGCTTCTCCGGGGTGTCCTTCGTGAGCTCGAGGTCGAGGAGCGTTCCCGTCCTGGCAAGTCCCCAGTACAGGGGCATGCAGTTGAGGAACTGGATGTGGCCGACTCGTGGCCGGTTGCGCTGCGGGGTCTCGGGAGAATTGTCCACATCGCGAGGCTAGACCCCATGCGGTACGGTGCAGGCTTCAGGGTCCCCGAGTCGGCTCTGTCAACCCTTTGACGCCCCGTGTCAAACCTCCGGGTGACGTGATCTTTCCCTCTATTGCATTCCGGTGCCTGCGTGCTAGGCTCGCCCGCAAGTTGCAGTTTGGTTTCCCTTGCAGTACAGAGCCTGCGGAGCATGTGACCGCGGGCTCTCGTCGTTTTCAGACTTTTGCAGTTGTTCGCAAGTGCATTTGCAGGTTCTGGAGCAGGGCGACCCTTTGGCCCAAGGAGGGCTTATGGCTACCGGAACCGTGAAGTGGTTCAACGCTGAAAAGGGCTTTGGCTTCATTGCCCAGGAAGGCGGCGGCCCGGACGTCTTCGTCCACTACTCCGCGATCAACGCAAACGGCTTCCGCTCCCTCGAGGAGAACCAGGCCGTGAGCTTCGACGTCACGCAGGGTCCGAAGGGCCCGCAGGCGGAGAACGTCACCCCCATGTAAGTGGGGCGTCCCCAGGTTTGCCCTTGGGACGTCGTGACTCCGGAACGGATGCAGTACCCAAGGAGCCCCGCTCCGCCAAGTGCCCCGGCACGAGGCGGAGACGGGGCTCCTGCCTTTTGCTCACGCGTACTGCATGACCAGGACGCACGTCGTACCCGGCTCCAGGGCGCGGCAGGTGTGCGGGACGTCGCCGGGGTACGACATGTAGTCGCCCGGGCCGAGTTCGACCGGGTCGTCCTGGGGTCCCGCGAGGACCCGGCCGGTGCCCACCACGATGTGCTCGACAGCGCCCGGCATATGAGGCTCCGAGTCGCGGGGCGCGCCGGGTTCGACCTGAAGGAAGTAGAGGTCGCGCCGGGAGCCCGGCGGGTTCGGTGAGAGCAGCGTCGCCGCGTAGTCGGCCTGCTCCGACGGGACCGCGACCCCCTCGCCCGCCCTGATGACCTGGACGACGGGGCGGGGCGCGTCGAGCAGCAGACTCGGCGGCACGTCGAGCGCGACGCTCAGCGCCCAGAGCGTCTCCAGACTCGGGTTCCCGCTCGCCGACTCCAGTTGCGAGAGCGTGGACTTGGCGATCCCCGCGCGCTTGGCCAGCTCGGACAGGGAGATCCCGGCCCGGCCGCGCTCCCGGCGCAGGGCCGCGGCGATCCGGTCGAGGGGGAGGCGGGGGGTCTGGCCGGCCATGCTGCTCCTACTCACCGTTCGTTCGCTGGGGCGGACCGGATCGTTCGCCTTGACGAACAGACGGTCCTGTGCCCATTCTACGAGTATGCGTTCGCCACACCGAACAGATGGTCCTCCTGAACGAACAGCCGGGGACCGGGCCGTACCCTCGGACCCCGCCGCCGCTCCCGCCCACAGCGACCGGCGGCTCCTGCGCGACATCGCGCTCGTCTGCCTCGCCGACGCCGTCGTGGGGGTCTCCTTCGGCGCGATCGCGGTCACCGGCGGGCTGCCCGTCTGGGTTCCCGTACTGATGTCGTTGATCGTCTTCGCCGGGTCGGCGCAGTTCAGCACCGTCGCCGTACTCGCGGCGGGTGGCGGTCCCGTGGCCGCCGCGGCGACCGGGCTGCTGCTCAACACGCGTACGGCGGCGTTCAGTCTGGCCGTCGCCGACGCGCTCGGCCGGTCCTGGCCCGCGCGTCTCGTCGGCGCACACCTCGTCACCGACGAGACTGCGGCGTTCGTCCTCGCCCAGCGGGATCCCCGGCGGCGCAGGGCGGCGTTCTGGATATCGGGCCTCGGGCTCTTCGCGGCCTGGAACCTCAGCGTGCTCGCCGGGGCGCTGGCGGGCTCCGTGCTCGGGGACACGGCCAGGTTCGGTCTGGACGCGGCGTTCCCGGCGGTGCTCCTCGCCCTCGTGCTGCCCGCGCTGCGCGGCGGGGCCGGGGTGCGACGGGCCGCGGCGGCCGGTGCGGTGATCGCGGTCGCCGCGACTCCGGTGCTGCCCGCGGGGATGCCGGTCCTGCTGGCGCTGACGGGCCTGCTCATGGCCCGCACGCCCCGCCGGGGAACCCCGTCCCTCACGCCCCGCCGGGGAACCCCGTCCCTCACGACCGGACGGGGAACCCCCTCCCCTACGACCGGCCCGGAAGCCCCTGCCCGTACGACCTCCCCGGGAGCCTCCTCGTGAACGCCACGCTCGTCGCCGTCCTCGTCCTGGCCGCCGGGACCTATGCCTTCCGGCTCGCCGGGCCCCTGCTGCACGGGCGGGCCGAACTGCCCGCGCGGGTGCAGGAGTTGCTGACCGTCGGGGCGACCGTGCTGCTGGTGGCGCTGCTCGCGACGGGGGCACTGACCGAGGGACACGGGTTCGCCGGGTGGGCCCGGCCCGCCGGGGTGCTGGCCGGCGGGCTGCTCGCGTGGCGGAAGGCGCCCTTCGCCGTCGTCGTCGTGGTGGCCGCCGCGACGACGGGCCTCCTGCGGCTCGCGGGCGTGTCGTAACGACCCCTGCGTGTACGGGAATCCGCTCCCGATCGGGCGAGTTGCGCCTCCGACTCGCTCCCGGAC
The DNA window shown above is from Streptomyces sp. NBC_01445 and carries:
- a CDS encoding GNAT family N-acetyltransferase — its product is MNRALPDVQLRVPTDEDAFAWHRVFDDPEVMEFHGGAAAELSVYEELTARQRRHDAERGFCLWTMTDPDGDVIGFTGAQPWPHAWGPAGEIEIGWRLGRAHWGRGYATAAAQATLERVRAAGVRSVVAMVDSRNERSVAVTRRLGMEPAETFTVPGDPRTGLCFRLAL
- a CDS encoding PASTA domain-containing protein — its product is MRITPKTPEVRVPKFVGLMAVDAREAAAARGVQLAAPDRPDFRLTVVDYVVRQYPLPDTEVPRGAVVTVWFDLTDGEGHGGSGVNEPRMPGPRGGGLQRELDEPGGTYSVAGT
- a CDS encoding zinc ribbon domain-containing protein codes for the protein MASFCPHCGAQAPDEARFCMKCGQERTSEREPDVQVPSAPPAAPFGQPGQPGQPGQPGQPGQPPIPPLAPPAAPPPPAFAPGGPSPVGAFFGRAFRGDWAGSAQAALWPVGLLVIAAVALAIPSYGQGSDVVVGFGDRMRISLALLLQSLGGGFEVSASSGSSPFGGGDSPFGSGGGDMGAELSGGAALSLVPLTVTALWILALWIGVRVLRSRLRARAAVPDGRPTPVPGTPGLEAALRVALLVTVGVLVLGLFAQPSIQGVRISSSPVLAALGALLISLTVAAGMLHRDDLAQWLAARPGALALVRATGTALRALAVVLVICSVAAFIGIAQIDGLGDVSDVSDLGQADLSPLVLALLVLPNLGAMALGLGWGAPISFEAGGSSTYGGGYQHQSFGLSELGDATNAWAVVGALSLGTVCALTVGVMAARRSADRREQLLSAGIFLGLFLLLGALGGLGVRATGAASDLGGSGTGSAGVGLGMAEALLFGLLWVFAAAFLAPYLMQMAGARTGIVPEPQVPPGAFGSAPGAPAPVSAMPEAPAEPPAPSEPPAPIDPPSPAVAAALPTATAAPAPTPTPPPGPTPGPAAPAPVYDPHTFQLGVRPDAAPAKSPRRAGIWVATIAGAFVIGGGVTAGVLLLQDSGGKDDKAGRDDRPAVSTEQPATSQQPTPAPSPTPSATPDQATDPAPDATPDATVPSGYRKVADPMGFSFVIPDVWSREGVENGSQITYAGSTGAEHYLIGVIPNAGYTSYDNVLNMEKHAKEDRKKQDYQRIDLRRNTFQGRQGAIWEYTYRDEGGRTMHGIDQSYVAEDGTEYTIFLVGQQDVWADLKKTYRTGLESWRLTN
- a CDS encoding demethylmenaquinone methyltransferase, with product MTRASLDKQPHEVASMFDDVADRYDLTNDVLSLGQARLWRKEVAKAVDARPAQKVLDLAAGTATSSQPFAQAGAYVVPCDFSIGMLQVGKKRHPWMPFTAGDATKLPFKDDTFDAVTISFGLRNVQDTDTALRELYRVTKPGGRVVICEFSQPTWAPFRTVYTEYLMRALPPVARAVSSNPDAYVYLAESIRSWPDQPALAARLQKAGWSDVAWRNLTGGVVALHRGVK
- the mqnC gene encoding cyclic dehypoxanthinyl futalosine synthase; translated protein: MTEKADLQTVLDRAAAGGRITPEEALDLYRDAPLHALGAAADAIRRRRYAGTEHIATYIIERNINYTNVCVTACKFCAFYAAPKDTAKGWTRDLEDILRRCAETVELGGTQIMFQGGHHPDYGVEYYEKHFSAIKQAYPQLVIHSLGASEVEHMARISKVSVEEAIERIHAAGLDSFAGAGAELLPARPRKAIAPLKESGERWLEIMEAAHRLGVESTSTMLMGTGETNAERIEHLSMIRDVQDRTGGFRAFIPYTYQPENNHLKGRTQATLFEYLRMIAIARIFLDNVAHIQGSWLTTGKEVGQLSLHYGADDLGSIMLEENVVSSAGAKHRSNRLEIIDLIRKAGRVPAQRATTYEHLVVHDDPANDPVDDRVQSHISSTAIEGGTAHPELKLVSTN
- a CDS encoding prepilin peptidase, whose protein sequence is MVDLLLVVAGAVWGAVAGLFVPRAAYRLSVEPDETWRASCPDGHPLPGGVRGWLGRGRCGECGRALGPGAPMPVLLSAAVCAALAAATGIRPELGAWLLLVPPAVLLAVVDARVKRLPDVLTLPLAAAAPVLLGLAALLPEPGGDWPTALLGAVALGGGYLVLFLIHPQGMGFGDVKLAVGLGAVLGWYGWGLLFIGTFAGFLFAALYGAGLVIARRAGRRTAIPFGPFLLAGALAGVLMGAYAA